The Bacteriovorax sp. Seq25_V genome contains the following window.
TTATAGGAAGAATCTCTTCTTAATTCATTAATTGCATCCTTACTATTTGAAAAAAAAGAGAGACTTGCACTTCTGTAATTGTCAGAGATCAAAATGCTTAAGAGTTCCAAAATATCAGCATTATCATCTACAAGCAAAATCTTCATTACATCTCACCAAGTTAAGAATTGTGTCACTTACATGGTTTATTATACGCCTTAAGATCTCTAAATAAAATTCCTTAAAAAATTGCCACATAAAATAACATAATTTATTAATATTCAAAATATTTCCAGCAGCTTAAGGAAGTATCGGACATTACAACACAATAGAGTAATAGACCTTATCTCTCTATTTTTCAGTCCCAAAGTAACTCATTAACAGAGATATGTCCTTCCACAACAGGATCTTCAATACGCGGCCTCGCATCAAGCTTGGAGCCGTAAGCAGTTCTCCATAAATAGCGTAGAAGCAAGAAGTTCAAAGCGAAGAAGCTAAAAATTAAATCAATGATCAATCTTCTAAAGCTTAGAAATTCAATTTTTAAATGATCTTTCAGGCCTAAAGTGGTTCTCATTTTAAACTCCATTTTGGTTAGATTTTTATATCGCTAGAATAGCTGTAAAGCAGAAGAAGTCACCCCCTCTGCCGTTAGGATATTATTAGCAAAATGTTATGGTTTCATTGCTTAATACCTGATCAAACAGGTTCGTTAAAAAAATATTGTCGATGTGTTTTAAAAAGTGTCAAAATTAATGATTGTCTAAAATTAAATCATATATTTTTTCAGGGAGGAAAAATGATAAAAACTATTAAAACAGTAATGATTTCTTCACTACTAGTTATGAGTTCAAACTCATTTGCTTGTGACGTAGAAGGAAAGACAGGATTTTTACCAGATAACGATATGTATATTGGTGTATCTGAAAAAGCTGATAATGGAATGACTGAAGAGATCTTCAATGCTGTTATCGATAGAGTTGAAAATTACTACTCTTCAGTTGTTGCTTCTAAAGGTGCAAATCTTGTAACACTTAGAAAGTGGGAAGATGGAACTGTTAACGCTTATGCAAATCAAGTTGGTAAGACTTGGCAAGTTCATATGTTTGGTGGTCTAGCTCGTCATAGATCAGTATCTCCAGATGGATTCGCGCTTGTTATGTGTCACGAACTAGGTCACCACCTAGCAGGTGCTCCAAAGACAACAAGAATGTGGATTCCAACTTGGGCATCTAACGAAGGTCAATCTGATTACTGGGCATCAATGAAGTGTTTCAGAAGTGTTTATGGATCAGATAACAATGAAGCAATCGTTTCTAACATGACAATTGACGCTGAAGTAGTTAAGAAATGTGAGGCTAACTGGAATACAGATTCTGAAATCGCTCTTTGTAAGAGAGTTTCTCAAGCATCTAAAGGTCTAGCGACTCTTTTAAATGGTGATAGACCAGTAGATTTCGCAACTCCAGACAAGTCTGTTGTCTCTAAAACAAACCACAAGCACCCAGCTGGTCAGTGTCGTCTTGATACATACTTCCACGGTGCTCTTTGTACAAAAGACATCACTGATGAAACTTCAAACACAGATGCTAAAGCTGGTGTATGTAACAGAAGTGAAGATTACACAGACGGTGTAAGACCACTATGTTGGTTTAAACCATCTAACTTCTAATTTTTATTAGTAAATTTAGATAAAAAAGAAGCCCTGCAAATTGCGGGGCTTTTTTATTAAAGAATATATATTCACTTCGCTGCCTTAGCCTTAACGAACCACTCGAAGACGCTGCCAAATCGCGGGAGTGCTTTTGATTTAAACTCATTATTAATGACTTCAAGACTTGGTTTATAAAGTGTCCCAATAAGTCCCTTTTCAACAATTAAAAGCTCATTAGTCTCTGGCACATACTTAAATATCCCATTACTATTTTTAATCGTTAAAATATTTTCGGCCCTTGAACTTGCAATCTCCTGAGCTCGCTTCAGATAGTCTTTTTGTGAGTAACCAGGAAATTCCTTGCCATGTTTTTTAAAGTGTTCTGCATAAACTTTATAATTTTTAAAATATTTGGCCTGTGTTGTATGGCTTAAGGCCATCTTCTGAACAAAAGATTCATCAATATCAACACCACTATCAATTTGCTTATTGAGGAAATTTCGAAGCTCTCCCCTCACACCCTTTTGCGACAACGCACCTTGCAGCTTTCGCGCTTGTGCAATCTTCTCATCAATATTGCCACAGCCTTTCTTCTTCGCTGCAAAAATATTAAATGACGTCAATAGAATAAAAGAAATTAAAATTAAAGCGCGCATGTCGCAACCTCCAACGTCAACTTCTCCATCCCATGCCCCGCCATAAACTCGAGATCATCAAGGCCCTTCTTATTATCACTCTTCATAATCTTGGAAAATAATCCATTCATCTCATCTCTTGGTATCTTAAGCTTTGAAAGTACACCCAACGCCGACTTCACACCTTTTATCAATGAAATCTTACTCGCAAGCGTCGTCAGGGCCCTCGCAAGTCCAGCTGGCCCACCTGTCAAGATACCAACCAACGCCGTCGTTCCAATCGATCCCACCAGATTACAAACAATCATCGCCTTCTGCTCCGCTGGCATCCCCGCAATCACTTCACCAACTTCTTTCAAAGACGACTTAATATTCATCACAAATTCTTTTGTCTTCTCAAAAGTCGAAACAGCACTATCCCAAAACTTATTCGCGGCCTTAACCGGATTCTTAATAAAACTCATAAATCCCGACGCTGCGCTGGCCACCAGTCCCCCAGTCGCTTGCCACGCCCCACTCAACGCTTCACTCAAACAGCTCTTGGCATTCTCCATCAAGAATTCTGTCTCAACTTTATTACCAATCTGAGACAGACTCGCAAGTTGCGCGCTCGACATCGCCGCAATCTCAACCCCACAAGTGGAGGCATAAGCATTTTGAAATAAAGGATTTTTAAATGTGAATTTTGACGTTGAAACTTTTGCTCTAAGCCTCATGACATACTTATCAATATCTTTCCTTTCGATATTGTGAAAAAGCATCGCCACAGGAACCTTTTCCATCATCTCATGATAGAGATAACCGCCATCTTTAGGTCTAATAACTTTATTATAAGCGCGTGGAAACTCCAGCCCCACTTTTACAAAGACCCTTTTCCCGTCATCATTTTCAAAAACCTGATCCACCAACTCATACTCACGATAAGGACTTTGATAAAATCCTTTCAAGTCATACAAATGATCAAGGGTCCTCACCATATACTTTTGTGTCTTAAACTGTTCAAAAGTATCTTGGTATTCAAAGGCAAAAATATTTAATGATAACAATAGAAATGCTAAAATATACTTCATCACTCAATTATGACAAATTGGGCGAGAAAAATGAACGGGGCAAAGCTTACAGCAAAAAAAAACCGAGATATTATCTCGGCTTTTTAAACTTATGATTTTACTTTGGCCATTCTATTAAGAAGGTCAGTTGCTGTTCTAAAAATTAAGTGAATCGGCGTATTATCTAGAGGAAATGCTCTTCTTAAACCGTTTTTCAAATAAGTTCTATAATTATCAGGAACCCCTTGCGACTTATTCGTAAAGAATAAAAATGTCGGAGGCGACGTCTTAATTTGTGAGGCATACTTCACTCTAAAACGCTTACCTTTTGATCCTCTTAAAATAATTGGGTGCTTATCAATTAGATCAAGAACGAATCTATTTAACTCACCCGTTGGGATGTTTTGTTGTCTAATTAGAATAGTCTTAATCAGTGCCTTTTTAAGACTCTTAATCCCTCTACTGTGCTTCGCCGAAATTGGCATAATATCACAGTAATTTAACCAAGGAATCATATCTCTAATATTAAGTAACCACTCTTTCTTCTTCGCTGGATCTCTTACCGTATCACCAAGTAGGTCAATCTTATTCAGACACATAATAACTGAACAACCCTTCTCAACAGCAATATCAATCAGACGCTTGTCTTGATGTGAAACACCCTTAACTGCATCAATCATGAAAATACAAATATCAGATTCAGCAATACATCTTAGTGAACGATAAACCGATTGCGACTCAACAAAGTCATCAATCTTTTTCTGTTTTCTAATCCCTGCAGTATCAACGATGTGAATACTTCTCCAGAAGCTTCCTTCGTCAACTTCTTCTGCCACAACTTCTTCTTGAGCAATCACTTCTTCTTCAGCGAATTCTTGGTTCTCATCAACCTCTTCACCTTCAAAAACCTGCGAGTAAATTCTATCTCCAGCCTCGTCAGCAAACTCCTGCTCATCTTCGTCTAAGAATCCTTCATCATCATAGTCAAACTCAGCATTATCAAAGATCATATTGTCTTCATCTTCTTCTTCAAGATTGTAAGAGCTTACAAGAGAAGTATAAAGGTCTGGGTTATTTTGTCTAAACTCTTCATACTGTTGAACAAGTTGGTTATCACCACTGAAGTAGCGAAGCTTATTCTCTTCAAGCTTCTTAGCATCATGTCCAAAATATAAATCAAAGAAGCCTTCAATTGGATCAACAGTCGTTCCCGCGATATCAGAAACAAGTGCTCTTTGACTTCCAACTAAAAGATTTAAAAGAGTCGACTTACCAGCATTTGGTGCACCGATAATTGCAAGTCTTGCAACAACATCTTCCTTAGGCGTAACACCTGTTTGAAGCTTCGCTGAAACAAGGGCCTTATCAGATTTAGTAAAGTCTACCATCTCTTTATAGATCGCTTCTCTCAGAGGATCAACTCCAATATTATGAGCTGCTGATACAGTGAACATCTCGTCACTATTCACACCTAATTGATAGAAATCAATTTCATCACCTCTTTGAGATTCAGAATCAAATTTATTAACAACTAGCCACATCTTCTTCTTTTGCTTTCTAATATAATCTGCAATTGTATTATCAAATGGAAGTGCACCTTCTCTAACATCAACAACGAACAGAACCAGATCCGATTCATCAATGGCCTGGTGAGCATGCTCAGTCATAATATTAAAAAACTTATTTGCGTTCTCTTCTTGAACGTTCTTTCCTGTCTCATCAATTTTATCTGGGTAGAAACCACCAGTATCAACTAAGATCGCTTCTAATGGATTTTCTTCACTCACATCTGTGAACTCAGTGATCCCATAGTG
Protein-coding sequences here:
- a CDS encoding M48 family metalloprotease is translated as MIKTIKTVMISSLLVMSSNSFACDVEGKTGFLPDNDMYIGVSEKADNGMTEEIFNAVIDRVENYYSSVVASKGANLVTLRKWEDGTVNAYANQVGKTWQVHMFGGLARHRSVSPDGFALVMCHELGHHLAGAPKTTRMWIPTWASNEGQSDYWASMKCFRSVYGSDNNEAIVSNMTIDAEVVKKCEANWNTDSEIALCKRVSQASKGLATLLNGDRPVDFATPDKSVVSKTNHKHPAGQCRLDTYFHGALCTKDITDETSNTDAKAGVCNRSEDYTDGVRPLCWFKPSNF
- a CDS encoding GTPase — translated: MKTRAMVISLIGRPNVGKSSVFNRLMKKQHKAITYDMPGVTRDRHYGITEFTDVSEENPLEAILVDTGGFYPDKIDETGKNVQEENANKFFNIMTEHAHQAIDESDLVLFVVDVREGALPFDNTIADYIRKQKKKMWLVVNKFDSESQRGDEIDFYQLGVNSDEMFTVSAAHNIGVDPLREAIYKEMVDFTKSDKALVSAKLQTGVTPKEDVVARLAIIGAPNAGKSTLLNLLVGSQRALVSDIAGTTVDPIEGFFDLYFGHDAKKLEENKLRYFSGDNQLVQQYEEFRQNNPDLYTSLVSSYNLEEEDEDNMIFDNAEFDYDDEGFLDEDEQEFADEAGDRIYSQVFEGEEVDENQEFAEEEVIAQEEVVAEEVDEGSFWRSIHIVDTAGIRKQKKIDDFVESQSVYRSLRCIAESDICIFMIDAVKGVSHQDKRLIDIAVEKGCSVIMCLNKIDLLGDTVRDPAKKKEWLLNIRDMIPWLNYCDIMPISAKHSRGIKSLKKALIKTILIRQQNIPTGELNRFVLDLIDKHPIILRGSKGKRFRVKYASQIKTSPPTFLFFTNKSQGVPDNYRTYLKNGLRRAFPLDNTPIHLIFRTATDLLNRMAKVKS